TTTATTACAGAAAAAGCAACAAACGGTTTGGAATCGTCTCATTAATATGGCGATGATTATTAGTTTGACGCTGTTTCTAGTTTATACGGTTTGGGGTTTAATTAATATACGCACAATCGATTTTACCAGCTTTTATAGTTTATACAGCACATTAGCACTTTATTTCACGACCTTATTTATTAGTTATTATTTAATTATTTTTGTTATTCATTTATGGCCGGCAAAAAACCCCAGCAATCTACTCATTATTTTGGGTAGTGATGTCGGCGAAAGCGGTGAGATCCTAGAAACCCTGAAACGCCGCCTGGATACAGGCTGCGATTATTATAATAAATATTCCCGCCTGTCGACCGAGCCGATTACTTTTATTGTAACCGGCGGTAAAGCCACTAAATATCGCTTAAGCGAAGCCGACTATATGGCGCAATATTTAATTGCTAACGGGATTCCGACAGAGCAAATTATTATTGAATCGCAAGCTGAAAACACGGATGAAAATTTTAGCTTTATTAAAGAAATCATTGAGTCTATGGACCCCAAGCCACAGATTTCGATTATTACCAGTAAGTTTCATTTGATTCGGGCGAATTTTTTCGCTTGGCGACAATCGGTTAGAGCAAATTATATTGGCTCTAGTTCTCCGCTTTATCTTTGGCCTTATGCGATTATTCGTGAATATATTGCGTTTGTGATTTTAACCAAAGAAATTAACTTTGTGTTTCTTGTGTATTTAATTATCAGCATATTGCAAATATTTTAGTAAAGGGAGTGGCCATTATGGCATTGAAAGATGAAGATTTTTTATTAAAACAAACTAAAGACATCGACAAAGCGATGGAAGATTTAGGTTTAGTTTACGAAGACAATTTGGAAGATGAACGGGAAGACCCTGTTGATCAATATGACTTTGACTTAGATAGTTTAGAAGAGAAAAAAGAAGCGGAAAAACCTGCCAAAAAGAAACCATTCTGGAAAAAATAATGAAACGTTGCGATTGGATAACCAACAAACCCGATTATTACGTCACTTACCATGATACCGTCTGGGGCAAACCGGAACACGATGACCGCCAACAATACAAATGGCTCATCCTTGAAATGTTCCACATTGGCTTATCTTGGCAACTAGTCTTGTCTAAGGAAGCCAATTTTGCTGAAGCTTTTGACAATTATGATTACACCATTATTGCTAACTATGGCCCAGATGATGTTGAGCGTCTAATCAATAACCCAGCGATTATCCGCCACCGCAAGAAAATCGAAGCCGCCATCGCCAATGCTAAGGCGTTTATGGCAATTCAAGCTGAATGGGGCACTTTTGATGCCTTTATTTGGCATTTCAGCGAGGGTCAAACGATTATGCGCGAAAAGGATACGCCAGTTAAATCACAATCCGATTTAAGCGATACCGTAACCACCGCCTTAAAGAAAGCCGGCTTTAAATTTATCGGCAGCGTCACAATCTACTCATATTTGCAAGCCATTGGCATTGTGAATGACCATGACTGGGATTGCGCGTTTCGGTAGGTGGGATTAGGGTTAGGATTAGGATTAGGATTAGGGTTAGGGAGCCACTGGGATTGCGCGTAATAGCGACTAGTGCTAATTGAACTTGAAAAGGGGTACTAGTCATTGGAAGTTTGGAACGGCACACCAATGGTTTCAAATGTATTATAGGAGTAAATGCGAGGTGACAGGTAGCGCTCACATATTGGGGCGCTTGTTGTGAGCGTGACAGGTAGCGCACACATATTGGAGCGTTTGTTGTGAGCGTGACGGTGAGCGCACACATATTGAGGCAGTTGTTGTGAGCGTGAACCTTAGCGGTAAATGTGTGACCATTAAATAAACTACAAATTAGGCTATTCGGTCATGAAATTAGGTATTTGGTGACCTATTAGCTTTATTTAACGTTCGCTCACTTCCAGCTTACCTCCCTTCACTTCCCACATACTTATAGTAAACCATAACACGATTATTAAACGCATTATAGTAAACCACAAAAACTATAACGCGACAAGTGAATGGTATTAAAGCAAAGACGATTTCCCGTACAAATCTCACAAGCCTAACCATAGCTTCCATGTCACCCACCACCCCAGCGCCAACCTGCCACCCCACCACCCACCATCCCGAAAGGAGGCTACCTCAAAATGTCATTTTTTGGAAATATCGATTTCAACGAACTAACCGAAACTGAGCGCTACATTTACGATTTTATGACGAGCAATAGCAACAAAATACCCTACATGCGCGTACGTGAAATTGCGGATGAATCGCACACATCAGCCTCATCGGTGATGCGCTTTATTCGCAAACTAGGCTATGAAAGTTTCACTGATTTCCGCTCACATTACCAAACGTCGAAAGTGGAACTCAACGATTTACTCGATGGACTGAACATCTTAAATAAAGATAATTTCCCAACCGATTTAGCGGCCAAACTCCGCCAAGTAGCCGTCATCATTAGAGATTGTGAAAACCTAGTGTTCGTAGGGATTGGATCTTCAGGTGCGATTTGTGAATATGCGGCCCGACGGTTTGCCCTCCTAGGCTACAACACCTACCCGATGACCGACCCAACCTATCCCATTTTCGCTAAACTCAGAAACACATCCAACAATGTGGCCATCATGTTGTCCGTCTCTGGAGCAACGACTGAACTGCTCGAATTAGCCAACGGCTTCAAGAACAAACGCGACTTCACAACCGTCGCCATCACAGGTGCCGCCGAAAGTACCCTGGCAAAAATGTCCGAGCACGTCCTTAGTTACCGCGTGGAACGCCGCACCCTGCATCGCTACGAAGACATCACGAGCCAAATCCCTAGTATTTTCCTCATCGAATCCCTCTCAGAAGCCGTTCTGCAATTCGAAGAACCCCAACCCGAATAAATACCCCTGCTTTTAAACCCAAATACATAGACATACCCTGCACGTTGGTACATCTTGTACCAGCGTGCTTTTTATTTCCGATTAGTGGTTTTCAACCTAAATCAAGGCAATCCATTGTTATGCCCCAAAAAGCCACCTATACTTAAACACAAAGGAAGTGAGAAACTATGCAAAGCAAACAATTACCCAAAGATTTTTTATGGGGTGGCGCTGTAGCAGCCCATCAAATTGAAGGCGGCTGGGATGCTGATGGCAAAGGTATGTCTATTGCTGACGTCATGACCGCTGGTGCTAACGGGCTAGCCCGCGATATCACCGAAGGCGTGATGGCAGACAAATATTACCCCAACCACGAAGCGATCGACTTTTACCACCGTTACAAAGAAGATATTCAATTATTTAAAGAACTAGGCTTAAAAGCCTTTAGAACATCTATCAACTGGACACGCATTTTCCCCAAAGGCGATGAAACCGAACCAAATGAAGCGGGCTTACAATTTTATGATGACCTATTCGATGAACTAATAGCCGCTAACATTGAACCCGTCATCACCCTGTCCCATTTTGAAATCCCCTATCACCTTTACCAAGTATACGGTGGCTTTAGAAACAAAAAGTTGATTGACTTCTTCGTCCACTATGCTGAAACCGTCATGACCAGATATAAAGATAAAGTGAAATACTGGATGACCTTTAACGAAATCAATAACCAAGCCGACGGTCAACATGATTTACACGTTTGGACCAACTCCGCCATCCGCTTTACAGAGGGCGAAAACAAAGAAGAACTCATTTATCAAGCCGGCTTAAACGAATTAATCGCCAGTGCTAAAGTGGTAAAACTGGGTCACCAAATCAATCCAGACTTTCAAATTGGCTGCATGATGGCCTATGTTCCAATCTATCCATACTCAGCAAACCCAGATGATCAAATGGCCGCTCTTAAAACCATGCATCGTCGCTTTTACTACAGTGATATCCATGCACGTGGCGCAATACCTGCCTACATCCTTAAGGAATGGGAACGCAAAGGCTACCATATCGACTACTCGCAAGCAGAACTAACAGCCCTAAAAGAAGGAACCGTTGACTACATTGGCTTTAGCTATTACATGTCTGGCACAGTTACAACCATTGACAACCTGGCCGGTCACCCATCAAATGACTATCCAAACACCAAAATGCTAGGTAACCCATTTGTGAAAGCCAGTGATTGGGGTTGGCAAATCGATCCGGTCGGCTTACGTTATACGCTCAACCTCATTTACGAACGCTATAATTTACCTTTATTTATTGTCGAAAATGGTTTTGGGGCGTATGACAAAGTCGAAGCCGACGGACAAATTAAAGACGATTATCGCATTGCCTACTTAAAGGCCCACATTGAAGCCATGAAAGCGAGCGTCCTAGAAGACGGCGTTGACCTGATGGGCTACACCCCTTGGGGCATCATCGATATTGTCAGCTTTGGTACGGGTGAAATGGAAAAACGTTACGGCATGATTCACGTCGACAAAGATAACCAAGGTAACGGCACCCTTAAACGGACGAAAAAACAATCCTTTGACTGGTACCAACAAGTTATCGCCACTAACGGCCAAACCCTTTAATAAATATCCCCACACCCTTGCCCAGCTTGCGCTTGGTACAAAGTGTACCACGATGAAGTCTGGGCTCATTATTATGAAATCGCCATCAAGATGGCCCTCATCTATTGTTTACAATCTGAGAATAAAATATACTGATTTTACATTAAAAAAAGGAAAGCGGTTAAATAAAAATTTAAACGTTTAAATAAAAACTATGACTAATAAACGCTCCACAATTAAAGATATTGCCCGCAAAGCCAATGTATCCATTGCGACGGTGTCGAATGTTTTAAACGATATTGATGTCGTTAAACCTAAGACGCGTCAACATGTCTTACAAATCGCTAGCCAATTAAACTATGTGCCTAATTTACGTGCAAAACAATTACAATCTGGTCAAACCAAAATGATTGGGTTCTTTTGTAACTCTATTTCGGGACCTTACTTTAATCCTTTAGCGGAGTCAATCGCAAAAATAGCGGAAGAAAATGGTTATGGGATTAATATTCTTTTATCGAATGACCAAAGCATGTTAAGACGCAATATTTTAGGCGATTTAGTTGATGGAATTATCGGTTTTGAAGATTTAATCACGGATAAGGAACTCCAACTCATAAGAACTAACCGTATTAAAGCGGTATTTATTGATCGGATTATTCAAGATGAAACGATTGGCAGTGTGGTGTTTGACTCTTATCAAAAAGGCAAAGAAGTTACCGACTACCTAATTCAACAAGGGCATCAAAAGATAGGCTTTATTTTAGGTAAAGACGATATTTATGACAGCAACGAACGCTTTCGTGGTTATAAAACGGCCATGGAAAAAGCAAACTTAAAAGTGAATCCCAATTATATTTTTAAAGGTGAGTTTGAGTTGG
This window of the Fundicoccus culcitae genome carries:
- a CDS encoding YdcF family protein is translated as MLYLFSAIFAILTIIAWYIQRPFLQPIVFAIYGIVSLILAVYQSSSWTPIFVVRYFLMIISSLIIVAMPIFILLIMLLLIYNLLQKKQQTVWNRLINMAMIISLTLFLVYTVWGLINIRTIDFTSFYSLYSTLALYFTTLFISYYLIIFVIHLWPAKNPSNLLIILGSDVGESGEILETLKRRLDTGCDYYNKYSRLSTEPITFIVTGGKATKYRLSEADYMAQYLIANGIPTEQIIIESQAENTDENFSFIKEIIESMDPKPQISIITSKFHLIRANFFAWRQSVRANYIGSSSPLYLWPYAIIREYIAFVILTKEINFVFLVYLIISILQIF
- a CDS encoding DNA-3-methyladenine glycosylase I, with the protein product MKRCDWITNKPDYYVTYHDTVWGKPEHDDRQQYKWLILEMFHIGLSWQLVLSKEANFAEAFDNYDYTIIANYGPDDVERLINNPAIIRHRKKIEAAIANAKAFMAIQAEWGTFDAFIWHFSEGQTIMREKDTPVKSQSDLSDTVTTALKKAGFKFIGSVTIYSYLQAIGIVNDHDWDCAFR
- a CDS encoding MurR/RpiR family transcriptional regulator, with product MSFFGNIDFNELTETERYIYDFMTSNSNKIPYMRVREIADESHTSASSVMRFIRKLGYESFTDFRSHYQTSKVELNDLLDGLNILNKDNFPTDLAAKLRQVAVIIRDCENLVFVGIGSSGAICEYAARRFALLGYNTYPMTDPTYPIFAKLRNTSNNVAIMLSVSGATTELLELANGFKNKRDFTTVAITGAAESTLAKMSEHVLSYRVERRTLHRYEDITSQIPSIFLIESLSEAVLQFEEPQPE
- a CDS encoding 6-phospho-beta-glucosidase — translated: MQSKQLPKDFLWGGAVAAHQIEGGWDADGKGMSIADVMTAGANGLARDITEGVMADKYYPNHEAIDFYHRYKEDIQLFKELGLKAFRTSINWTRIFPKGDETEPNEAGLQFYDDLFDELIAANIEPVITLSHFEIPYHLYQVYGGFRNKKLIDFFVHYAETVMTRYKDKVKYWMTFNEINNQADGQHDLHVWTNSAIRFTEGENKEELIYQAGLNELIASAKVVKLGHQINPDFQIGCMMAYVPIYPYSANPDDQMAALKTMHRRFYYSDIHARGAIPAYILKEWERKGYHIDYSQAELTALKEGTVDYIGFSYYMSGTVTTIDNLAGHPSNDYPNTKMLGNPFVKASDWGWQIDPVGLRYTLNLIYERYNLPLFIVENGFGAYDKVEADGQIKDDYRIAYLKAHIEAMKASVLEDGVDLMGYTPWGIIDIVSFGTGEMEKRYGMIHVDKDNQGNGTLKRTKKQSFDWYQQVIATNGQTL
- a CDS encoding LacI family DNA-binding transcriptional regulator, which produces MTNKRSTIKDIARKANVSIATVSNVLNDIDVVKPKTRQHVLQIASQLNYVPNLRAKQLQSGQTKMIGFFCNSISGPYFNPLAESIAKIAEENGYGINILLSNDQSMLRRNILGDLVDGIIGFEDLITDKELQLIRTNRIKAVFIDRIIQDETIGSVVFDSYQKGKEVTDYLIQQGHQKIGFILGKDDIYDSNERFRGYKTAMEKANLKVNPNYIFKGEFELEPAFQVIEQFLTTTARKDYPTAIIAGNDLSAIGAYRAIKQQKIRIPEEISLVSFDGFDLDSPHRPNLTGIHNPIVEQAKFAVEHLIAMIHNQTPGKVQTIEGHFVVGETVQQRAEER